The Maylandia zebra isolate NMK-2024a linkage group LG4, Mzebra_GT3a, whole genome shotgun sequence genome segment CAGCTGAACCTCTAAATTGAGCACAAAGAAGTGAAGCAAATATATGGTGTCACCCTAATGGCTGCAGTGTCACAGTTGATCACTGATTAATAAAACCCAAATCACACTAACTTTGCTGAAAGATGTTCCAGCTGTCATTGAATTTCTCAGATTTTCACTGCAAAAAGTTCAAATTGAATGAACTTAAAGTCAtagaagacaaagaaaaccGGCCGATCGTGCAGATTTGAAAACTGCAAACTGTTAATTAGGAGCCAGAAGTAGCACAGAGGAAATctccacagtgtttttgtgctcaGATCTGAACGCGTGGGCAGAGAGCCTCAGCACGCAGCTTTTCTTTGGCCTAAAATGCAGTTTGAAGTTTCCCAACACGGCGCTGAAGCATCGGGGTGCTGTTTCCGATTAAAATGATCATATTTACTGTGATGAAGCTTGGCTCTGTCTGAAACGGTCCTGAAGCTCTGCTGCGACATAATTGGCTCACGTGtttctgttttggtttctgATTGGTGATTTTGGTGGATCGGCGATCACTCGGGCTTCGCTGAGTGTCGCGCCCGCTCTTTGTGTAACAAcatgtttggttttattttcacGAGTTTAACCCGAGCACAGCTGCTGCTCTTCATTGGGTGGCGAGTCATTGTAACCATCCGGTCACATCTTTAACCCACACAGTCCCCTCAGCTGTTAGCTTACTGCGCTCCTGTGACTGCTGTAGCTGCGGGCGTCCCGCACGTCTGTCTGCGGAGGTGTTTCCATACGCTTCAGTCTGCCTGAGCTCTCGTGGGGAGAGGCAGCGACGCCCGAGACTTTCTGAAGCTGTTGATGATGTGACAGTTGAAGTTCTGATGAGGGCAAACAGGAAACCAGTCACAGCGGCTGGTCAGGCTCGTGTTGCAGTGGAAACTTTTCCAGTATTGATAGTAAACAGTGACCCGTGTTTATCGGAGCGCTCTGAATGTCACTCGCTGTCTTTCATAACCAACTCTCAGAGCAAAGTGTCAGCCGACaggaacattttcattttaatcgACTCGTTTCACTTTTTGAGACGTCGCACAGAGCAGAACATTAATCGGGACATGTTAAAAATCTAAAAAGTCTTTCTCTCAGTGGAAGCATAAacagtttcatttcatttcaggaTGCTTAACTTCCTTTTTTAtgctgtttgcaattttttatTCTGTGGTTTGCGTCACATTTCAGAGAAAATCAATAATGTGTTTTTGATAAACTGCGACCAAATCAGTTTCCGCCCACTCAGTCTCAATCTGAAGATAAAATCTCGCCTTCATTTCCGTCACAACCATCAGCTCCTTTCACGAGTGACAAAAACTGCAGTAGTTAATAATTTAGACCCAGAAGGAGTCGGAGTTAGAAGACGACCGCGGTGTCAAATGTAGAAAAAAGCAGACGTGTGGCCGCGTATCGCACACGTCTGCTGGGATAACTTTTTAACTTTGCACGGCGTCATTAAATAAACCACTCAGCAGAAATCAGCTGACTCTGagggggtcagaggtcaggtggGAGCGAGCTGCAGGTCCTTTCAGAGGACTGAAGCACAGACGTGTGTTCAGGATGTCTGCTGCTGGTTTTCCTGATGTTTGAAATACAAAACACAGCAGACTGCGTTTAAACGTGAGCTCTTGATAATTGAATTAAGCTGCGACCACGAGGGTGGAATTAAATGACCGTCCGCCTCGTGTTTGCCGTCCGTGTTCCCGCCCTGCTCGTCCTCCTGTCAGCGCAGCGTCGGCCTCCGTGCGCGAGCGGCCGCTCGTGTAGAAACGAGCCGGAACACGTGAAGTCTTCCGAGTCGCTGCGTTTTAAACTCCTCCGACTGGATCTCCCACGGGAACCAAAGCAGCAGgtcttcttctctctctgcctctgatCTGCACCGCCGCCTCCGCACGCTGTCCCATGATTCATAGCTGCTGAATAATAGATTCTCCTTTCATAGATCTCTGAAGAGCTtcatctctgtctctttcttcctctctgctCGCTGCGTGGTTTGTTTCCTCCTCAGTTTCTGCTTCTGCCTTCTTTTCCTTCGTTTTTTCTCTGCGCTTCGTTCCAGGTTTTGTGGCGTCTCTCCATCCGCTcggttttgttttgtctccttTCTAACCTTTAATGATGCCCGCCACTGATCCAGAGTCAGATTATTCCTCCACCACACACATTAACTGTAGTTCCAGCAGCACCCTCAGGACCAGCCTAATGTTCTCTAAGAATAGCCAAACCATGAGATGAGTCTTGTTTATGGTGGTTTAATGTTCACTGATCTCAGCCCAGTAAACAGCATCTGTGCTCGGCCTCTCACTGAAAGTGTTTTAGTGCAAAGCTTCTAAAAATAGAAGCTCGATCGGGCTGAATGCTGTTCATCTAAAATAACGCACAAGTCACCTGAAAGGTCAAATAAAGAAGAGTCAGAGTTTAAGTTCTCGATAAACTGCAGAGATATGAGTCGCTGATTAAAGGAGAAACATGACGTAGATTTACAGCTGACCTGTTCAGCTCGTTTCCAGCTCCctcagagcagctttgcatgattcacagttcagaataaccCTTCTTTATCTGAAACCGAGCCTCTGTGCAGCCcctcagctcatcctctgcctGAAACAGAGTAATTTAGCTCCTCCCTGTTTAaaccagctttcttctgattggctaccACGTGCAATTGGATGGTCTGAGATACAATATTAGGCATGTCCActctctgtgacatcattttACTAACTTTAATGTGAATTAAgactattcattttaaatgtttttgtgttttcagtccTAAAAATTTCGACATACCCCTCATTTCATGCAGGATTGTAAACTACACTTAAAGCACTCTGCATGTTTCTGTTATAATGCCAGACTTCTATATTAAACATGTCTACTGGTTCTAATAATGAGGCAACAATATGTAAATGTAACCCTGTTAAGCCAAAGTTCAGCCTCTTTTTGCTCTGATTAAGGTTTAGAGAAGCAGATTTCTTCATCCCGTCCTTTCTGCAGACAGCACAGCTCACAAATACTTAAAACGGCCCCTCAGCAGTCGTCCAGACTTTAGCCAGTCAGAAGAAGGTTCAGGAAGGTGGGTGCCTTTAAGCAATGGGATGAAAGTCAGCTTGTTTGACAGAAAGGCCGGGCGGCGATAAATAAGGTCATTCCTGATCTGCAAGTCATGTGGCGCTGCTCTGATGGAGTCCCAggataagataagatacctttattagtACCACGAGTGGGAAATTTCAtgttaaggctgccgacctattgcacaCTATGGAAGATACATGTAAATAATTGGAGGAACTTTTACGTTTGACGCACAGCTGAATAAAAGGAAATCAGCAGTGATGATCACATGGTTTTTAGTAAACGTGCAGAAACTCGTAGTCACAACAGGAAGTGAAGAAACTGTCCTCCTGATGAGGAGCCTGTGAGCGTGGTTCAGCAGTTTTCTTCTCCTGCAGTTTTCACACGTATTTTAAACGTTTGTTACGGAAGTTCATGAATGGAAAAACACTCTCACCATCAGGTTTcatctctttgccaacatttttaggtttttagCTTCTCCCACTCTGAGGCTTTTATTTTCTCGACATCAGCACAACAAACCtcgtgtgttgttgtgtttgttcatCCAGCCACAgttttttatttgaataaccaCAAAAACGTTCAGAGGATTGTGGGAATGTTTGTAACAGCAAGAAGAAAAATGACCAGTAAAACACTACTCCTGTCGTTTTGGCTGAAGCtgctgagcgtgtgtgtgtgtgtgtgtgtgtgtgtgtgtgtgtgagtgtgtgtgagtgtgtgtgagagtgagtgtgtgtgtgtgagagtgagtgtgagagagaggtaATGATCTTTAAACATCAAGctgaacatttttctttcttgtttttaaattattgatTGTACAGTTTAAGGCGATGTGTATGAagatttttcacaataaaagtatTGAATGTTGACGTCAACCTGTCTCaggattttgtttattttacagcCCAAAAGATAAACacctcaaaaaaataaataattataaatcaTTTCATGCACATAAAACATGAGCACAGTCCATGAATCAGTGTTTTATTAGAGAAGGCTGCCATCTAGTGGATGGTTGTGTTGCTTTAGTTTGAAAAGAAGTCCAACCGGAAGTATTTAGACTGCAGTTGGAAGTGTTTTACAAGAATAAAATCATTTAGATTACATTTATCTGTATGGTAAGATTGATTGATTAAAAACCAAATTATGTTCAGAGGTGATTCAGAATTATTTCAGAATAAAGTAGATAAAACGTCTCAGTTTAGTATATAAAAAGTCTGTGGTCTAAAAAGCAAGTACAATCTTCCAAAATCTAGTATTTACTTTTTGggttaattaaaatgtgtttttagcattagagcaggggtgggcaactccaggccttgagggccggtgtcctgcggGTTTTAGATctaaccctgggtcaacacacctgaatcaaatgattagttcattaccaggcctctggagaacttcaagacatgttgaggagctaatttagccatttaaatcagctgtgttggatcaaggacacatctaaaacctgcaggacaccggctctcgaggcctggagttgcccacccctgcattagagagagagagagagagcgcgtcCAGCGCCGATTTGATCCCATTCCAGTCCTGTGAGACTAAAAACGAATAAAGAGAAGCACGCAATTGAAAACCCCTCGAATCACCTCCTGGTAAAACACTGCCACCTGGTTTCACTTGCAGCTAAAACATGTAGAGGGTAATTACAAAAAGTACCTGTAAGGGAGAAAGATTACCTTTTAAAATAGGTTATATAACCTGATTTAAAGGGTAATCTTGGTCCCTACCTGCTGATGTTCATGTTAGGaatgctttggagtttgtaaaGCTCTGATGTGCGTCAGAAAGAAGTGAGCTCCCTGTTCTGTCATTTTGGTgtttatcataaaaacaaaCTTAATTTACCTGTGCAAAATCCAACTAAAACCTGCTTTTATGCAATAATCTCAACAGCTATCAACTTgaagctcttattttgaaaagaagCCCAGCTAACCGTAATTCTTCCTGTCAGACGAACATAGGCGCCATCTTGACAGTAGTCCTTTAGCACAttgtgctgctgttttctctTCAGAAATCAGCGTCTGAAAACAGAAAGCTCTTGTTTCCACGTCTCTGGCTCATCGGGCTCTCGGTCATGTCCAGCATCCAGCTGCTCAGAGTGCTCGTTAACGAGCGGCTGGCCGCGGCCGCCGACGACATCTTGGAGGCGGTGAAGAAGACCATCGCGGGCTATGAGGAGGAGATCCTGCTGTCCAAACGGGAGATCCGCCGCCAGCGACGGATGCTGCAGAGAGAGTCCAGATCAGAGACGTACGCCGGCAAACACTCAGGTCTGTGAGCTGCCGGCGTGTCTTCAGCCCTTCAGGTTGTCCGCTAACAGGCCGCACTGGAAACAGGCCCATCTGGGGCAGCATGTCTGCCCAGTGGTACCCCATTCAAAAAATTTGCAGATTTAACGTTTCCCATTTAAAAGCAAAGGTCCCAACctcaataaaaacacattcctTAATTTCAAAGTATGCTTTTGAATTCGGCATAAAAGTTATTGACAAAGCTGCCTCACACTCTGAGCAATAGAAACTTTAAATGACTGATTGAAAGGTGACCGTCAGGGCGCCGAACTTTTCGAAATAAATCGTTTCCGCCTCTGAATTCAAAGATGTTCACCTGACAAAGTCTGGAAGCCTATTTCTGACTAGCGTGACTTGCTTTGTTATTCAATTAAGGGCTTTAAGTTTAGATTGACAAACTTTCTTTGGCCTCATTTCAACAGTTCAAAAGACAGTGTTTGCTCATTAAATTCTCtcaaactatatatatatatatatatatatatattattcgTTTGTTTGTTACCCAAGCATGACATTTAAGTCTGACAAGTGATTCACCGAGCTGCTCTACAGTCTGAGAAAAATGAACTTTTACGGGCTGGTTTTCATGAAGAGACTGCTGCTGGGACACCAAACTCCACAGACACATTTAGTAAGACAATTTTATTTCTCCACATGCAAATATTACAGTGATCTGCACAAGTCTTGAGCAACACCAATGCTCTTTGTATTGAAACATTTCCAAGCAgagtctgtgtaggttctcagtcaggGAGTGAAGGTCTCACAGTGGTTTTACCTGAAACCTCTGCTAAAAATGACCCACGCTTCTGTCCACACCTTGACTCATATGATGAGGCACGTGATTAATAAAGAACACACTTAAGGGACAACTCCCACTAGGCCTTAAATACCTGGGcctctccaccatttggttttagaactgaagaaacttcttGCATGAgcggtgaaatgtcttcaacaCACTTAAACAAGTCCAGTCGCTTTCtatccaagctccttagaatgTGCAAGTGGTGTTCAGGAATAGCTCTGCAGggttcttgaaggacattcaaagatCTTCCTTGGATATTTCTGACTTTCGTTCTGTTTTCTGTCGGGATGATCCCATACTGTGTCAGTTatgttgaggtccgggctctggggaggccgatCCGTGACTGATCATAACTGTAGAGCTTctcgaggcaactgttgttgtgatttggcgccatataaataaaagtgaattaaGCTAAACTTAAAACTACCAAGTGTAACTTAACTTTAAGTTAGGGCTTAAAAGCTGAATATTGATACAAAGAGAGGGAACCTCAACAGTCAGACAATCCCCTGTGAGGTGATCGTGGCAAGGATGGGAAGGAAGaaatcccttttaacaggaagcgaCCTCCAGCATTACCAGGATAAGGGGGGGAGACAGCATAGAGAGGTGAAACACACTCTATAAGAGAGATCTAAAACCTAAGCACTCATGTGCCCTGAGGTCTAGTGTATTATTGTGAAGTTTGAAGACGATCCATAGAAAACTGGGTAATATGAagtttttactgattttcacatttgGTGCGACTTTGACCAAATATGCAGCAAAACTAAATCAGCTTGAGCCGTTATTGGTATCAACAATCACACAAAGTTAGAAAATGATATGTTGAAACTCTAGATGCTAGATTACTaagagacagacaaacagacctGATTACAGACTCCTCCCCTCCAGGGGGCGGGGACTATGCATAACAAATATTAGGGGAAATCTCTTCATTCTTCCTGTCTGGAAGACAAAATATCAGTTGtctgatttttatttgtttgttttaaatgtcagtCTTGAACCATTGATGAACACTTTTGTTTATCTGTCAAATTTGTAGATCAGAATAAAATGTAGCCCTCAGTCAGTTATTTGTGGTGGTATCTGGAGTATAGTTTGTATCATGGCTCttgatgacatcactgtttcctgaaagtttgaacttttttttttctctctctctgcagaccAGCCGCAGCTCGCGCTGACTGTCTGGGACGAGGACTTCCCTGAGGATCAGCAGCAGGCAGAGGAGCAGTGTGAGCTGGAGTGGAGCCCCGGTCAAGACTTGGAGAATGAAGAATCTCTACAGACGGACAAGAACcaggaggaggacgaggagcagCCACAGCACCCGCTTCAGGAGCtgagggaggaggaagagcaggcGCTGCAAGAGGTTGAAGGGGAGGAGGATAGCGCCATCGGGTTCATCTTCAAGCATCAGCCCAGCTCTCCGAGCACTAAAGGAGGCGGTGGCGATCCTCTACCCAGCACGTCCACAGAACAGGAGCAGGCGCAGGAAGAAGTGACTGTGGAAGACAATGACGAggcctcctccagctcctcgaCTGTCAACAGCGATGATGAGTGGAGGGCCAGTGTGGATTCTCAGAGCGACGACAGCGACAGAAGCCACGAGTGGAagccgaagaagaagaaggggccTCGTGTACCGATGGCGCCGACACTGCACCTGGCCAAAAAACTCAAATCCAGAATCTGCTGTAAAGTGTGCGGGAAAGGCTTCCACGCCAACATCTCTTTGGTGAACCACATGGAGATTCACCCCAAGGATGTCTGTGGCGTGTGCGGGGAACGTTTCGACAGCGAGGAGAGCTTTCACAGTCACGTGAAAACTCACGTGAAAGCGGAGATCTGCAGCGTCTGCGGGAAGTGTTTCGGGACCTCGAGCAACCTGGAGACGCACATGAGGATCCACACGGGGGAGAAACCGTTCCTGTGCAGCGAGTGCGGGAAATCCTTCAACTGCCGTCACAACATGGTGCGACACATCAGGATACACACGGGGGAAAAACCGTACACCTGCACCATCTGTGGGAAATGCTTCAATGACTACTCGACTCTGAAGCGCCACCTGCTGGTTCATATCCGCAAGAAAACCCGCAATCCAGAAAACTCATCGGTTAACGATGACGGCGACAAGGGGCTCAAGACATCGCAGTCAAAAAAGTCCCGGGCTATATGCGAAGTATGCGGGAAAATGTTCCACTCGGTGGTTTCTCTGGTGAATCACGCCAAAAGTCACGCCACAGATGTCTGCGGCGTGTGCGGGATGAATTTTGATTCTGAGGAAAACTTGAAAAGTCACCTGAAGACTCACAAAAGCGGGAAGGTCTGCGAAGTGTGCGGTAAGTGTTTCGACGGGCACGGAAACCTGGAGATGCACATGAGGATTCACACCGGGGAGAAACCGTTTCTGTGCAATGAGTGCGGGAAATCCTTCAACTGCAGACACAACATGTTGCGGCACATCAGGACGCACACGGGGGAGAAACCGTTTCTGTGCAACGTCTGCGGCCGAGGCTTCAGCGACCAAACGAGCCTGAAGCAGCACAGCAGCACGCACACGGGAGTCAAACCGTACCGCTGCGAGGTCTGCGGGAAAGGCTTCCACCGAAAGACGTACGTGAGGCTGCACATGAAGAGCCACACGTCTGGGAAGTgactgctgtgtaaataaagattttgaaaatgaagatgtttttgaattttattgtgaaaaactGACAGAATTTATATCGTCTTCATGCATCATTGGTCCTGAATATAATGTTGGAAGGAAAATATCCAAAGGTGGCTTATTGTTCCAAAAATAAGGCGGCTGTGACTCCAAACGTTCCAGTAATATTGAGCTCGGCGTGACTCACGGTGAAGGTAAAGACTAAAGGACGACCCACATTGCACCAAAGAAAGGCAGAGAACACATTTCTGACTCGTCCGATGTTTCTAAGGGACAATTTGAATTATTAGACTTTTTTAAATCTCcaacacagttttgttttctttttaatcacttaaaacccaaaatgtaaaataatattaagtGCCAGAAAATTAAGAGTTTTTGAAAACGGGCAGTCTTTGAACCATTTGACAAATTTctttataaaaataattacattttattttcatatatgacttttaatttgtatcatatttgttacatctgggggaaaaaatcacactgatgatgtagaagtctcaaaaacatcaaatataaTGCACTAGGCATTGAGGGGTTAAAGCCATATTTGGTTATAGCAGCCATAATAGATTCATCAGCTTCATATTTCTATTGACTCCACTAGAGTAGCTCCTGGAGTCTAAGAGAAATAAGGTTTCTCTAAGAGAAACCCAAAATTCTGCATGACGCACCTGAAACTTCCCTGAAAGCTGATTTTCTTCTGGGCGAAGTGTTTTCATCGTGAGAACCGAGCTCACAGCTCactgtcagctgagactgaagaagtcacttggatg includes the following:
- the LOC101470432 gene encoding uncharacterized protein LOC101470432, giving the protein MSSIQLLRVLVNERLAAAADDILEAVKKTIAGYEEEILLSKREIRRQRRMLQRESRSETYAGKHSDQPQLALTVWDEDFPEDQQQAEEQCELEWSPGQDLENEESLQTDKNQEEDEEQPQHPLQELREEEEQALQEVEGEEDSAIGFIFKHQPSSPSTKGGGGDPLPSTSTEQEQAQEEVTVEDNDEASSSSSTVNSDDEWRASVDSQSDDSDRSHEWKPKKKKGPRVPMAPTLHLAKKLKSRICCKVCGKGFHANISLVNHMEIHPKDVCGVCGERFDSEESFHSHVKTHVKAEICSVCGKCFGTSSNLETHMRIHTGEKPFLCSECGKSFNCRHNMVRHIRIHTGEKPYTCTICGKCFNDYSTLKRHLLVHIRKKTRNPENSSVNDDGDKGLKTSQSKKSRAICEVCGKMFHSVVSLVNHAKSHATDVCGVCGMNFDSEENLKSHLKTHKSGKVCEVCGKCFDGHGNLEMHMRIHTGEKPFLCNECGKSFNCRHNMLRHIRTHTGEKPFLCNVCGRGFSDQTSLKQHSSTHTGVKPYRCEVCGKGFHRKTYVRLHMKSHTSGK